One Streptomyces dangxiongensis genomic window, GTTGATGACCTTGGCACGGCTGAACGGCTCGGTGACTCCGGACCGCTTGACCACCATGAGCGAGCACGTCTCCACGGTCGTGAAACGACGGGAGCAGTCGGGGCACTGGCGGCGCCTGCGGATCGACGTGCCGTCGTCGGTCGTACGGCTGTCGACCACACGGCTGTCGGGATGCCTGCAGAAGGGACAGTGCATGATCTCCAACCCTCCTCACAGCAGTCTCATTGACCTCACCGGACCCGCAGGCCCCACGAAGCAGCCTTAAGCATAGGCGATCGCCAAGCTGTCTCCGACCCGGGGGACCACAACTTATGGGCTGCTGTAGCCATCCAACCACTAGATGTGGGGATTGACTCATACATACAGGCGAAGACGCGTGTCGCGACCGGACGGCAGATCCCGGGCAGCCGCGGAGGCCGGCCGGACACGCGCCCGCGTACCCCCGCCGTCGTGACGCATACGGGGATAGCGTGGACGCCGCGCGGAGGAGGCGTGGCACTCCGACGGCACTCCGACACGGAAGGACCCCGGATCCCGGACTGCGGGGTTCCGGATGACAGACTGGGGACGCGGCCCACAAGGTCGGCGACCCCGGCGGTGAAGAGTACAGCAATGGGCGCTTTTGTCCGCGAGTGTCGGCTGAGCCATACACCCACACACGCGATCGCGTCGCGCGAAACGCACTTTTTCACTCGAACGTGTGTTTGGCGCAACCTTTCGAAAGCAACTACCGTTGTGCAGCAGGGAGACCATCGAGAGGGGCCGCCGTGACCACCACCGCAGACAGTGCCACCATCACCGCCCAGGATCGCTCCCAGGGCCGAGTCGAGCCGGTGCACGTGATGAACGAAGTGACGAATCCCGAGGGACACAAACGCTCCCTGCCGGGCCGACCTCCCGGCATTCGGGCGGACAGCTCGGGCCTCACGGACCGGCAGCGCCGGGTGATCGAGGTCATCAGGGACTCGGTGCAGCGGAGGGGCTACCCACCGTCGATGCGGGAGATCGGCCAGGCCGTCGGTCTGTCCAGCACGTCCTCGGTCGCCCACCAGCTGATGGCACTGGAGCGCAAGGGGTTCCTGCGTCGCGACCCGCACCGCCCGCGCGCGTACGAGGTGCGCGGCTCCGACCAGGCCGTGACCGTGCAGCCCACGGACACCGCCGGCAAGCCCGCCGCGTCCTACGTCCCGCTGGTCGGCCGTATCGCGGCCGGTGGCCCCATCCTCGCGGAGGAGTCCGTCGAGGACGTCTTCCCGCTCCCCCGCCAGCTCGTCGGCGACGGCGAACTGTTCGTCCTGAAGGTCGTCGGTGACTCCATGATCGAGGCCGCGATCTGTGACGGTGACTGGGTGACCGTGCGTCGCCAGCCGGTCGCCGAGAACGGCGACATCGTGGCCGCCATGCTCGACGGCGAGGCCACCGTCAAGCGCTTCAAGCGCGAGGACGGCCACGTATGGCTCCTCCCGCACAACGCGGCCTACGAGCCGATCCCCGGCGACGACGCGACGATCCTGGGCAAGGTCGTCGCGGTGCTGCGCCGCGTGTGACGAACGCGGCAGGCGGGCCCCGTCGGCTCGCTCCCTGACCGGGCCCCGGAACCTCTGCGCCGGTTCCGGGGTCCTGCCTGTCTCTGGGCGGCCGCACGGGCGGCTGCCCTCGTGGGTGCTCCGGCCGGCTCGGTCGGACCACCCCACGGTCACGTCGCCGCGTGCTGCGTCTCTGCCTGCTCCGCTTCGGCTTGCCGCGTCTCCACCTGCTGCGCCGCCGCGTCGATCGCCGCCAGCGACCTGCGGACCTGGTTACGGTCCGTGGTGTACCAGAAGTCCGGCAGGGACGACTTCAGATAGCCGCCGTAGCGCGCGGTGGCCAGCCGTTGGTCCAGTACGGCGACCACACCCCGGTCGCCGGACGCCCGTACGAGGCGTCCGGCGCCCTGCGCCATCAGCAGAGCGGCGTGTGTCGCGGCCACTGCCATGAACCCGTTGCCTCCCGCGTCCTCCACCGCCTTCTGGCGCGCGCTCATCAGCGGATCGTCGGGACGCGGGAACGGGATCTTGTCCATGACGACGAGCTGGCAGCTGGGTCCCGGGACGTCGACGCCCTGCCACAGCGACAGCGTGCCGAAGAGACAGGTCTTGGGGTCGGCCGCGAAGTTCTTGATCAGTTCGCCGAGCGTCTCCTCGCCCTGGAGGAGGATCGGGAACTCGGGGATCCGGGAGCGCAGCTCCTCCGCCGCGAGCTGGGCGGCCCGCATGGACGAGAACAGCCCGAGGGTGCGACCGCCGGCCGCCTGGATCAGCTCGGTCAGCTCGTCCAGCATGTCGGTCCGGTCGCCGTCCCGCGCGGGGCGCGCCAGGTGCTTGGCGACGTACAGGATGCCCTGTCTGCGGTAGTCGAAGGGTGAGCCGACGTCGACGCCCTTCCACTTCGGCAGGTCCTCGCCCTCCGCGCCCTCCGGGCCGAGCCCCAGGGAGGCCCCGACCCCGTTGAAGTCGCCGCCCAGCTTGAGCGTCGCCGAGGTGAGGACGACGGCACGGTCGGCGAAGAGCTTTTCCCTGAGCAGGCCCGACACCGACATGGGGGCGACCCTGAGGGAGGCGCCGAAACGGTCGTGCCGCTCGTACCAGACGACATCCCACTCCGAGCCGTTCACGACCCGCTCCGCCACGTCGTGCACCGACTCCACGGAGGCGAGCGCCTGCTTGCGGACCGCGTCCTCGTCCTGGACGGACTTGTCGCGTGTCGCGCCGATCGCCGAGATGACCGTACGGGCAGCGTCCCGCAGCGCCATCAGGGCGTAGCCGAGGTCTTCCGGGATCTCCTCCAGGCGGCCCGGAAGCGCCAGCTCCATGAGCCGCTCGAAGCCCTCGGCGGCGGTCTGGAGCTGGTCGGCGGCCTTCTCGTTGACGAGCTTGGCGGCTCGGCGCACGGCACGGTTGACCTGGCCGGGCGTGAGTTCGCCGGTGGCGACGCCGGTGACACGGGAGACGAGTTCGTGCGCCTCGTCCACGATCAGCACCTCGTGCTGGGGCAGCACCGGGGCGCCCTCGATGGCGTCGATGGCCAGCAGGGCGTGGTTGGTGACCACGACCTCGGCGAGCTTGGCGCGCTCGCGCGCCATCTCCGCGAAGCACTCGGCGCCGTACGCGCACTTCGACGCGCCCAGACACTCCCGCGACGACACCGACACCTGCGCCCAGGCGCGGTCGGAGACACCCGGGCTGAGACCGTCCCGGTCGCCGCTCTCGGTCTCGTCCGCCCAGTCACGCAGCCGCAGGAGGTCCTGGCCCAGCTTGCTGGTGGGCGCGGCGGCCTCGAACTGGTCGAAGAGCCCCTCCTCCTCGTCCTGCGGCATGCCCTCGTGCAGCCGGTGCAGGCACAGGTAGTTCGACCGGCCCTTGAGCATGGCGAACTCCGGACGGCGGCGCAGCAGCGGGTGCAGGGCGTCGACCGTGCGCGGCAGGTCGCGCTCCACGAGCTGGCGCTGGAGGGCGAGGGTGGCCGTCGCGACGATCACCCGTTCTCCGTGCGCCAGCGCGGGCACGAGGTAGCCCAGCGACTTTGGTGCCGGTGCCGGCCTGGACCAGCAGGTGGGATCCGTCGTCGATCGCCTCGGCGACCGCTTCGGCCATGGTGACCTGGCCGGGGCGCTCCGTACCGCCGACGGCGGCGACGGCGGCATGCAGGAGTTCGGGAAGTGAGGGCTTCGTCATAGCCCGACCACCCTACGGCCCTGCACTGACAAACGGGGTCTCGTGGCGGGGGCGGGGGGCGGGATCACGGCCGGGGCTCCTGGTGGTGGCGGGGGGATCGGCGGGGCGGATCTGAGGGGCGGGGTCGGAGGGGCGGGTCGGAGAGAGGGGTTGCCGGGGCGCGATATGGGGCGCGGAATTTTTTTCGGCCGCGGGAACACCGCGGACCCGCGGTTCGTATCTCCATGTGAGTGCTTGATGGCGGAGTGCTACAGCACATGGCGCAGGACCCGGTCCC contains:
- the lexA gene encoding transcriptional repressor LexA translates to MTTTADSATITAQDRSQGRVEPVHVMNEVTNPEGHKRSLPGRPPGIRADSSGLTDRQRRVIEVIRDSVQRRGYPPSMREIGQAVGLSSTSSVAHQLMALERKGFLRRDPHRPRAYEVRGSDQAVTVQPTDTAGKPAASYVPLVGRIAAGGPILAEESVEDVFPLPRQLVGDGELFVLKVVGDSMIEAAICDGDWVTVRRQPVAENGDIVAAMLDGEATVKRFKREDGHVWLLPHNAAYEPIPGDDATILGKVVAVLRRV